GGACTTCATAACCTTCATGGGAGTTATAACCTTCAAGGTACACTTTCGTCAAGAAACTCAAGTATGAATAGTATCCCATCTCCCGGTGTACAACAACAACCTAATGGCAGTTTTTCCAGTGGAAGATTTGCTTCCAGTAACCTTCCTGTTCCTCTCTCTCAGGTGCTTCTTGGTTTAGTATTCTGCGATAACATTAGCTCTTTTTTCTCTTAGTCTTTATCTAATATATTATCAACGGTTGCTCTGTAGTTGTCTCATAATAGCTCACATGGGCACTCGGGAATCCCAAATAGAGGAGGGATTAATGTTGGCAACCCTGGTTTTAGTAGTAACGTCAATGGAGGTGCTGGTTCTGTTCCTGGGATCCTCTCCACTTCTCCAGGGCTCGGTAATAGGAGTAGTGTTCAGATGGGAATGTCCCAGCTGTTGGGAAACGCTGGTCCTCGGATAACGACAAATTCAATGGGGAACATGGTTGGTGGAGGTAACTTGAGGAATATCAGCTCTGGTGGCTTGTCTCTTCCTGGTCTTTCGGCGTCTCGACTAATGGCCGGTAATAGCGGATCCGGACTAGGTGTTCAGGGACAGAACCGCATGATGGGTGGACTTCCTCAAGGTGTTTATGCTTTATCCACTTCTTTCCATTGTGTCTAATCAAGGAACTATGGAagtcactttttttttaacttttatgttTATATGGGTCTTTGGTATAGTAACTAGGAAGTGCTGTTGATAAGTGAAAGAATCATTTCTTAATAGAAACCTAAAATAAGTAACTGTTTGAGGAAGAAAATTATATCACTAGTTGGGCATTTGGGCTTGTTTTTGCTTTTGTTCTATACTTTTTGAGACTTACTTATTAGTATAGGTAGAGAAAGCATACTTTGCAATAAGCTAGCAGCTGCTGGATGTAGATATAGCAAAAATCTGACTGCAAAATTGTAATGGTACAGGATCTCAGGTCATGTCAATGCTGGGGAATTCCTACCATACTGGTGGCGGCCAACTTTCGCAGAACCATCTTCAGTCAGTTAACAATATGATGCTCGGTGATCACTCTAACGACAGTTCACTTTTTGACATCAATAACGATTTCCCCCAGCTGACAAGTCGTCCTGGTTCTGCTGGTGGCACTCAAGGACAACTCGGTAGTCAGTTTAGCTGAAGATCTTTTTAAATTCTTATACTTAATATGAATTAAGTCTTGgaaaaaaagtattttcatTTCATGTTTTGTTCCCTCATACTCTTTGTGGTGCTGTTTCTAGGTTCTTTGAGGAAACAAGGTTTAGGAGTCCCGCTTGCCCAACAAAATCAGGAGTTCCGCATTCAAAATGAGGACTTCCCAGCGTTACCTGGATATAAAGGTGCTCGTCTTTTATTGTGAAAAAATCCTCCCATGCTACTCACCAAATGCTCTAAATACTTGAGAAGTTCgtaataaatttttaactgCCTTCATACTATATAGCTTTTTGCATCAGAAAGATTCTAAGATGTTCCCGACGCATGTGTTTAAAATGCTATAAGCTAAACTTGCTAATGTCAAAAAGTTTTACTATTGTTAAAAAGTTCCTCCCATGCTATTCACCAGAGTTTCAATAAAGCGCATTTCCAGATGCTCTAACTGCTTAGGAAGTTCATGAAATTCTTTACTGCTTTTATTCTATATAGCTTGTTGCATCAGAAAGATTCTAAGATCCCGACGCATGTGTTTGTAAATGCTATAAGCTAAACTTGCTATATATCATTCACAAGCGTAGTAGATTTTTCGCAGGTGGTAGTTCTGATTATCCAATGGACATGCATCAGAAAGAACAACTCCATGACAATGCTATGTCAATGATGCACTCTCAAAACTTTCCTGTAAGCTTTAAACTGATTCGATATTAGGAAAATGATGTGGTTATTATATGGGgtaatttatgttttgatattGTAACTATGCAGATGGGTAGATCTGGTGGTTTCAACTTGGGGGAAACATATTCATCACATCGTCCACAACAACAGCCACAACATACTTCATCTGTAAGTAGCAGCTACTAGTATTATCCCTATCTGAAATTCAATCATTGCATATCTcatataattgttatttttgaTACCAGACTGGTGGGTTACAAGGTCTTGGCTTGAGACCTCTAAACTCTCCCAATCCAGTTTCAAGCAACGGTTACGACCAGCTTATTCAGCAGTATCAGCAGCAGAGACAAAACCAGTCCCAGTTTCCTGTGCAACAAATGTCATCCATGAACCAGTTCAGAGATTCTGAGTTGAAATCGGCACAGGCTGAAGCAGATCCTTTCTGCTTGCTTGGTTTGCTAGAGGTACTAAACGGGAGCAACCCTGAACTGACCTCTCTTGCTCTTGGCATCGACTTAACGACGCTAGGGTTGGATTTGAATTCAACTGGGAAACTTTACAAGACCTTTGCTTCCCCTTGGACCAATGAACCGGCAAAGACTGAGGTCGAGTTCACGGTACCAAGTTGTTACTACGCAACACCACCTCCACCTCTAACGGTAAGTGGTCTCTTATCTTGTGAGTTGCACCACCAACTATGCATTATTTCATTCCTTTTTCTCTAATATGTTATCATTTTCGTTGGTTGTAGAGAGCTAGTTTCAAAAGGTTCTCCTATGAGTTATTGTTCTACACATTTTACAGGTTTGTTAAGAGATCTGTATTCAACATCTTTATGAATCTTTTTGTTTCAATCTAACACATTGATTTGGTTCTAATTATTTTTCCAGTATGCCAAAAGACGAAGCACAGTTATACGCAGCAGATGAACtgtatgtttttttgtatttctctACCAACAATCTTTTGATTATTCATTTACTTCGCTCTCTTGGGATGAGGCTTTGGTTGATTGATATCTTGCAGTTATGAAAGAGGTTGGTTTTACCACAAGGAACTCAGATTATGGTTCTTCAGAGTTGGGGAGCCTTTGGTAAGAACAGCTGCATATGAAAGAGGAACATACGAGTGCCTGGATCCAAACTCGTTCAAAACAGTCAGAAAGGTAAGTCGAAAAAATTGTATATCTTGATGCTTGGATTTGCATTGTAATTAGTCTGTAATGTTTCGTTTTGGGGGATATGATTATTGCAGGAACATTTTGTTGTCCAGTACGAGCACATGGAAAAGAGACCAAGCTTGCTGCAGCATTGAGACTTCAAGTAGGTTTGTTCAATTATTAGCATCTTTACAATGTAAAGctttgttatctttttttctttcttctgtttCATGCAAGCTCAATTATTTAGGATTTCaacaattttcaattttcaaccGCAGATGACTGCCAtataaagattatattttaattttcttcttctttttcagtgTCTTTTCATAAATGGATATTTTAGTCTCTTGACCAAGCATGCAGGAACGGGTAAATAATTTGGTTATCAATCAATCGAATAAACATGATGGGTCACTGTTATCAGAAAGTTTTGGGGAGTATAATTTGGGTCGTAAGCAAAATACTATTCAAGATTGGTCATAATCAAGAAGGCCATCTTCACTGAGCCCGTATCACAAAGGGAGATATGATACCCAGAGAACAGAAAAAACAACACGTCGTTTATGTGTTTGAACCAAGGAATGCATGTCGTCTCGTGTCAACGACCGAAACTTCCTGAAATGCCAAGAAAACTCTGGTCACTTATAGACTCTAGAAAATAAGCGAAGGTTTTAGAAAAAGTGCACTTTCTAATTCAAGAAACTAGAAGAACGTTCTCTCTTCATCCTCCACTACCCTATATATATCGACCCTCCATCCGATCTAAAACATCAGatcaaagataaaaagaaaGCAAGAATCAAGACCAAGCAAAAGTTAACTCGCTCAAGAAACAACAACAATGTCTCTAGTTCCAAGCCTTTTCGGAGGACGCAGATCAAACGTTTTCGATCCGTTCTCACTAGACGCATGGGATCCTTTTGAAGGGTTCTTCACTCCTTCCGCGTTAGCAAACGCATCCGGTT
This genomic stretch from Raphanus sativus cultivar WK10039 chromosome 3, ASM80110v3, whole genome shotgun sequence harbors:
- the LOC130509315 gene encoding probable NOT transcription complex subunit VIP2, with product MSNLHSSLNGSASNLPDGSGRSFPGSYSGQSGAPSPAFHHSGGNLQGLHNLHGSYNLQGTLSSRNSSMNSIPSPGVQQQPNGSFSSGRFASSNLPVPLSQLSHNSSHGHSGIPNRGGINVGNPGFSSNVNGGAGSVPGILSTSPGLGNRSSVQMGMSQLLGNAGPRITTNSMGNMVGGGNLRNISSGGLSLPGLSASRLMAGNSGSGLGVQGQNRMMGGLPQGSQVMSMLGNSYHTGGGQLSQNHLQSVNNMMLGDHSNDSSLFDINNDFPQLTSRPGSAGGTQGQLGSLRKQGLGVPLAQQNQEFRIQNEDFPALPGYKGGSSDYPMDMHQKEQLHDNAMSMMHSQNFPMGRSGGFNLGETYSSHRPQQQPQHTSSTGGLQGLGLRPLNSPNPVSSNGYDQLIQQYQQQRQNQSQFPVQQMSSMNQFRDSELKSAQAEADPFCLLGLLEVLNGSNPELTSLALGIDLTTLGLDLNSTGKLYKTFASPWTNEPAKTEVEFTVPSCYYATPPPPLTRASFKRFSYELLFYTFYSMPKDEAQLYAADELYERGWFYHKELRLWFFRVGEPLVRTAAYERGTYECLDPNSFKTVRKEHFVVQYEHMEKRPSLLQH